CAATCTCACAGTAATGATTTTTTCTATTGATGTGTGATTGATTATTGACTTGCCAATAATGTGTGCACAATTATTTCAGCTAACAGCAACTACTAAAGATTGCACATATTCTTTTATAAACCTCGTGTTCTTGCATCTATCTGTAAACATTATTGGCGATAATGGAAGAAATAAAGCACGAGCACGTACTAGTCAATGGACTGAAGCTCCACGTGGCGCAAATAGGGAACTCTTCCTCGCCGCCTGTTGTTTTCTTGCACGGCTTTCCTGAAATTTGGTACTCGTGGCGCCACCAAATGATCGCCGTCGCCACGGCTGGTTTCCGAGCCGTTGCATTCGATTACAGAGGATATGGGTTATCCGACCCGCCTCCGGAACCCGAGAACGCCtctttcttggactttgtggcTGACCTCCTTGCTCTTCTGGACGCCCTTGCAATCTCCAAGGTACATTATAATGGGAGGTTCAACTCGAGGTGTTAGAAAAAACTGTGgggtaattattttttttatcttttatgtTTTTGGGTGAAATTGGTGTCTGAATTGTATTCAATAAATATCAGGTGTTTCTGATCGGGAAAGATTTTGGAGCTGCCGTTGTGTCACTCTTTTGCCTACTCCACGGAGAAAGGGTTTCTGGATTTGTGACCTTAGGCGTGCCGTTCATGCTGCCGCGGCCTCCCATACATCATCAGACTCTACCTGAGGGCTTCTATATTCGAAGATGGCAGgttatttcaataatatttatatagcCAGACTTCTAACTTCGGGAATTAATGTTTGACCCATATGCGATCTCTATTTCCTAAGTTAAGAGACTGATTGCATTATGAGAACAAGATTAGGATGAAAAGTCCACCTGAAAATATGGCCGCAAAACCCGTTTcaaagacaagccaaaagcccCCATCATCTTCATCGTGGGTGGAATATCAAATAGAACAAACACAATTGATAAAACACAATTTGAAGTGAACTAGATTTACAATTATTTTGAGTAGTTGTATGTGGAGTTTTAGAGGGGAAGCTCGTAATCCAATAAGTATTCTTAGTAGGAGAAAGGGTATTTTTGGATTCATGTAGTGGATGTACAAATTTAGTTCTATAAAGTCAGGTCTTCTCACTTAACATACAAGTGAGAGAGGAGGGTGTGAGCTTCATTTTTCAGAATCTGCAGGGTTTTTTAACCTATTCGTTTCAACATGGTTTTTGGCCAATTTCATCTTAATGTGGTTTTACTAGTGTAGTGTACCCATTTCAACTCTTGTTAACTTTTCTCATAGGAACCTGGGCGTGCAGAAGCTGATTTTGGTCGACTCGATGCGAAAACAGTGGTTAGGAATGTCTATATTCTCTTTTCCAAGAGTGATATTCCGATAGCCAGTGAAAACCAAGAGATCATGGACTTGGTGGAGCCATCGGATCCTCTGCCTCATTGGTTTAGTGAGGAAGATCTTGCAGTCTATGGAGAATTGTATGAGAAATCGGGTTTCAGAACTGCATTGAAGGTTCCATATAGGTAATTGGTCTCTACTATTATTATGCAGGAAAATATTCTAATGTTAACACAGGTGTTGAGAATATATGCCTGTGCCTTGTAAGACTTGTGATACCTTAATTGCGGATGTGCAATGTCAAATATAAACTATAAGTGGTTATGAGCTTAGAGTGAGAAACTTATGTGTTTTATCAGACATCCAACTTGGGTAGTGGTAATATAGCTGAATTAGGCAGCCTTACGTGATGTCCTATGGCACGAGGGTGCGACATTTGGCATTAGTGACTACCTTTTGATGCTATCTATGTGGAGCTGGGTAAGAGTCGTGGACGAGTCTTCATTAGACTTCATGTTCTACCTCTCTGCATGGGGGGATGCATATAGTGAAGTTGGCCAAATTTGGGTATTGGATAAGGAGCTGAGATTGTGTAAGGTAGAAAACTTAATTTGGTGGTGATTTAAACAAACGAATTCCAGGATGCACTCATCGAACTTTGTGACAACTCTCATGTATAAGTAGCTTGCTGACTTGAGAGCGTGTTCTCCAAAAGCCCAAACCTCCCTCGAGCCACCATGGACCATACCACGCCCAGCCCCTCCTGGACCCTAACTGACAGTACCCTGACCAGCGCACCAGCCGCTCGTCCCTGCATCAAGCCACGCGCACCTCTCCTCTATTCCCCAAAGTCGCGGCTCACCCTAACCAGAGCCACCTTGGACCATGTGACCTTTTCTATAACTACGCAACGAAAATCAGAAAACGCTTCGGTTTGACCATGTGTCATCCACGCTGACTCTTTTTGTTTGATGGGAACGGAACAAATCTAACGGGATTGATACATAGACAATTACAGGATTAagacagtatattgatatgattcAGTTTCTGTGATGGCTCATGATTGTACATGCCGCTGTAGGTCATTCGGTTTGGAGCTTGATATACCAGATCCGAAAGTTGAAGTCCCAGCTCTGCTGATAATGGGCGAGAAAGACTATGTCTTTAAATTTCCAGGAATAAGTGACTACATAAAGAGCGGAACGGTGAAATCGTTTGTTCCGAACCTGGAAATAGTGTACTTGCCCGAAGGAACTCATTTTGTTCAAGAGCAATCGCCTGATGAAGTGAACGACCTTATCATCAACTTCCTTAAAGGCCATGTCTAATTACCATGCTGTATTCGGGTTGATGCTGTTGAAGAAGGACTTTGCAGTACCAGTACTATAACTTGTGTGTGTAATAACTTATGTTTTCTACTGCAGTACCAGTACTGTATCTTGTGTGTGTAATAACTTATGTTTTCTACTTGTGAGACTCGATCCCTCCTTATATGTACAATTTGAGCTCTATTTGATTTCGGAATGTGGTGAAAATAACTAAATTTCATCGGATATTCATGGCAAATGACATTAAATAGCGGCTATATAGTTGAACTTGAGACTTCACTTAATCGATTTTGTGTGAGTGACAAGAAAATCTGTCGAAACCAAAATGAACCTTGTAGCAGTTGGTTTAAGTCCAAGTTCCCATCAAATTTTGCTTTGGCAATTTAGTTTGGCTATTAATCATTTTCGTCGATATTGTGTCAATGgaaaatacatatatttataatgGTATGTCATTATCTATTTTAAGTACAAACTCTCGTAGATTTGTTTTTGGACTTTACCCAAAATGTCTCATACAagtgaaaatattatttcattgatcttcttgatcttctaactTGAAAAATTGGGTGTATTTCTAATAATTCTCCCATCAAATGAAGTTTCAccattttttaagtttttttaaggTTTGGGCCTCTCCTCATGTCTTATTCGTCCTCCAAACGAGATCACTTCTCTTCGCCACGTTGGGGAGAACGTTTAGGATTTTTACCAAGAGCCCTCATCTCCTTCATTTAAGTATCCGAGTATTCCACCAATATTATTCGATCTATATTATGGTTCTGATACTATTTGTTGTGTTATGAAACACACATATCTTCACAATGTAATGATATTGTCCATTTTGGACATAAATCTTCATGGATTTATTTTTGGACTCTAAACCAAAAAATGTCATGTCATTGGAATATCATTTCATCTTATTAACATATTATctccttttatatatatatttcaacatGGAACTTTAGCTGCATTTCCAACTTTTCATTTGCAAAGTTGATAAATTTTTCAGGAGATTTCAAACTCAcggaaaattacatttttcgaCCAAAGCTTAACAGTGTGTTTGGCAATCAGGATTTAGGAGGATTTTATTGGATTTGGAATTGGAGGATTTGAAATTCCATCTGGTatttggtttaaaatttaaaaatggtaTTTACAAATCCATTTCTTGTTTGGAGAAAAAAAGATTCGAATTTGGAATTGTAAAATTTTACTAAATTACCCTtagaaatcatataaacaaaattaaccCAAAGAAATTTAGAAATTAATAATTCTTCTCTATTATTTGTGTttgtaaattcaaaaattaattattatttattaatcatagtgcacataaaataataaataaaaaatcatcaaacaacttcaaactttaacataaaattaattattaaacgtAAAAAGAGACTTTGGTAATtactataatttttattatattaatcagTAAATAACACacgaaatttataaaatttaaacgaaatctttcaatttcaaaaaaaagtaaaaggaaaaaaaaatttaaccatGTAGAAATTTTTGGTGGAGAAAATTGACTATGAAAATGATGTGTTGAATGGAATGATGTGTTGGATAAAAAAGTAATTGTATGTTTTTAAAATCCAAATCCCACCAAATCGTATCAAATTTGATAGGATTTGGATATACTTATTAAAATCccatgaaattttaaacaaatcCGAATTCTTATTTTGAATCATCTTGCCAAACAGTAAAAataggattttgaaatccaaaTTCCATGAAATCCTCTCAAATCCTGATTGCCAAATACACTGGAAGGATTATCTTTCTAGTTATTTCTTCGTTGTCAGAAAAAGCGGTTGAATATGACTCATTCTTACATAACGTGAAGTCCATGATTTTACATGACCTCACAAGtgagaattttaaataatacCATAATGCTAGCATCTAATTAATCAAAAAAAACTATAACATTCAAAAAATTGAAGATGGGTTTAATTGATACGTTACATTTTTCATTGCACCATATATTTTCTGATTTGTATATAGATAGATACTTGAGCAAATTATCAATAATTTTTCATCACAAATAGTTAAATGTGTGTACAGTTCTTATCCGACCGATTCTCTCTCTGCAGCCCctgaataaaacaaaaaatattatgtaCTCTCTGGGCTCACGTGTGTTTTTCGGATGAAATTCgatacaaaatattaaaaatctggAACAAATGTAAGATATTTTAGAAGTGAATAGTTTATATCTGACACtaactaatatatgatttttgtgtACCTTTTTATATTAATAACACACGTCTTTTCGAATGAAAATTTGATACAAAACCTGAAAAAGACTAttattatatgatatttgagtactaaatgttccagatatgatactaatatatgatttctGAGTATCCAATCATGTATAACAAATTTTAGTATTAATTAATGACACATTTTTTCGGTTGAAAATTCGgtataaaatattgaaaatatgatgttgataTATGACATTtgaatattaaatgttttagatttgacactaatatatgatttttgaatacACAAACATGTATAACAAATTTTGGTATTAATGACATGTTTTTTCGGATGAAAATTGATGCAAAACATTAGAATTGTACTAATATGTAATATTTCAGTATAAAACTCTTTCAGATCAtgtactaatatatgatatttgaacaCACAGACAAGTgtataaaatattgaaattaatataattatttcaattttatactcaatattttatcttttgaagTTTGAACCATAACTAAAACAATTTTTTCTACAATATCATATACATGTTTtagattttcaatgttttgtacAAAATTCtatcaaaaaaataattgtGGGTCAGGGAGTGCGTAAACATTTTTTGTCTGAATAGATTGCAGATAAATTATTTTCGGTCTGACAGAGACCGATCACACATTTAACTACAATGttagaaatttaaaagaaattccCCATATATACTCGAGGGGAATAAATAAAACCATTTTAGCAACTATTGTAATttcaatttaatcaattatttagtcatgattaacaGATCATATCGATCGGGAACCGGTTCGGCATAATCCGGTTCAATCTGAAACCAGTTACTATGGTTTAGGGTTAAAGCAAATTCGATATTCTAATTGGATTGGAATGGTTCTTAAAAAACTTGATTCGGAACCAATTTGGACCACTACAATCAGGTCCTGAActggtttttaaaaaataattttggtactTTGTTGTTTAATAATTGTCACTTGTAGTCTTACCTGTATAAAAAAGAATCTGATTTTTAATACATTGCTTGATAAATGAAAAATTCGGGTGCATATTGattgaagataaaaaaaaaattttgatttcaatcCAATCTTAACCAGCTCCTATACTATTTAATCCAAGTCAAATCCAATCAAATCTAGGAAAACCGGTTTCATTTTGAATTGCTTTTGGTTTGAATCATACACATAATCTCATAAATCCGAAACCAATCTAATCCATTATGCTATTGGATTGGTTTGGCCTTTTTACTTTATATAATCCGAAATCGGTTCAATCCGATCCGATGAAATTCCTACAACTATTTGTGTTGCAAAATAAAACAAGACAAAAACCTGTGTGAAACGATAtaacggatcgtattttgtgagacaaatctcttatttagatcatccataaaaaaatattattttttttactactttttattttaaacatgaaatagataaagatttgttaCTATCTCATCGTACTAAGCAGATTAATTGGGTAAATACATGAACTGTCCCCAATCCACAGTAGTAAACCAATTAGATTACTGGAAGGTCAATCAAGGAGGGTGAGATTAACATCTTTAGATGGGGTTATGAAGGCGAAAGCTGATGTCATTGTTCTGGATCGTTGTTGGGCAACTCGCTGATATCCAAGCCATGGTAAATCCCTCGACTCCTCCGCCGTGGCCAAAACCCAGTTGAAAACGAAGAATAATGATGTTGTTTCACGTTGTTGAACCCGAATTTATTCCAACTATGAGCAGATTTTATCATGGATTTGTAGTATTTACTTACTTTTGTAGTTATGTTTCCGACCCATCATCCGAATCTATAATTGTGccaatatttattttttctgttGTTTACTTTTCTTCTTTGTCTGATTTGGTTTGGAAATGCATATTGAGTATGGCGTTGGATATTATGAAATTCTTGAtgatgaataaatttttttgtcgGAATAATGCCTTGTTGCATACGTCTTTACGGGTTCATAGTCGGAAAGATTAGAGGAATTCATCTTTCTTCCtttgggtttagggtttatATTTTTCTAATCGCATGgttgattatttattaatctTACCACTGATAAATGCCTGTTTTCTGTAGggtattttgattattttaaatgtatttacTTTGTAGATTGGTTAATGTTTGCAGACTACATCAAAGAAAGTTATAACTAGGGATGAATGGGAGAAGAGGCTCAGTGATGTCAAGGTTAGAAAAGAGGATATGAACAAATTGGTGATGAACTTTCTGGTGACCGAGGGTTATGTGGAGGCTGCTGAAAAATTCCGAATGGAATCTGGGACTGAACGTATccttttatcaatttttttttaagtgatAATTTTTTGTGCAAATCTTTTCATATTTTGTGGCAGTCATGTTTTCTAAAAGTACATTTGATTCTCCTTATTGAAATATACAGCAGAAATCGATCTTGCAACCATCACTGACCGCATGGCAGTGAAGAAGGCAGTGCAAAGTGGTAATGTGGAGGATGCTATTGAGAAAGTTAACGATTTGAACCCCGAGGTGTGTTTGATCTTTATTTGGTTCTTCTGGTTGTTTTCATGAGAATTAAATTGGTTTAATTTTGACAATCTAGAAGAACTTGGAATTGTTTGGTCGGTTAATTTCCACACTAGGTGATCAAgattttgattttaatattttttggtaTTTTTGGTCGCATAATCAGTGAACTACATGATAATATTTGACAGTTGTAAAGATCTTCCCTGGGATCCGATGCGATCATTCTCTTCATGCCTTGTTTGTAGTTGTTTGTTTTACATTCACAATTTTATTCGAGGAATTTGATAGTTTATCTGGGAATTCATAATTACGGTAAGTTGAGATGTTCGCTACCTGGAGTTTTTATGCAGTCTAGTcttgaatttttattaaatacaaTTACACTAGCTGCAATAACTTGATTTGACAGCTTGCTTTTCGGGTTTTAATATTGCAAGTATGAATTTAGATGTTTTTGAATGCAGATATTGGATACAAATCCCCAACTGTTTTTCCATCTCCAACAGCAACGGTTGATAGAATTGATCCGTAATGGAAAGGTGGAAGAGGCTTTGGAGTTTGCTCAAGAGGAACTTGCTCCAAGAGGAGAGGAAAATgtactttttattatttgtttgtTTTGATGTAGATCTAAAGAGTTTCAGCACTATTTAAGGATTCTGTCTAGGTGTATTTTTAATCTGCGTGCCTGCAGTCATGTTTTCCCAAACATTGTGCTGTAGTGTTAGAATgttcctttaaaaaaaaaactgatgCTCATTAAGAACTGTTTATCGATTCAGCGAGTCTTTCTAGAAGAGTTGGAGAGAACTGTTGCGTTGCTTGCTTTTGAAGATGTCAACAACTGCCCCGTGGGTGACCTGTTAGATATATCACAGCGTCTTAAGACTGCTAGTGAGGTGAATGCAGCCATCCTTACCAGCCAAAGCCATGAAAAAGGTCAGTCTGACACATATCATCAAATTTATAAAGTTTTGAGATCTTCGTTGCCTCTGCTCAATATTGTAAATCCTTGCCGTTTTTTACTTTTTAGGAACTGACGACTCTAGGTAAAGGAAAATGATTATTTCATGTGGTGATCTATGAgcccatttaatttttttgtttgttttgccAAAAGAGTGGCACTAGGACAGACTGAAGCAAGGCCATGTTTCTCTCTCTGATGaccttctgtttttttttttaaaatagttttctCGGAATACTTTTAATGATGTTACctttctttaatttttattaagcgGTTATAAAAAGTGCATGATGATGCATCCTGAAAACTAGGTAACTTTTTGCCCTGATATTTTTTGGAGATGAAAATCCTCGTCTCTCTATTTTTTTCCGACAATGTGTACCATCACCGATTTTTGGAGAAAAATATCTCCATTTTTCAAAGCATGAATCATTCCCAACTCATTCATCATTTTTGAAGTACAGCAACTGCAAGACTAGTGTATTCCTAAAATTTTCCCA
This window of the Primulina tabacum isolate GXHZ01 chromosome 4, ASM2559414v2, whole genome shotgun sequence genome carries:
- the LOC142542633 gene encoding protein GID8 homolog isoform X2, translated to MSLFWIVVGQLADIQAMTTSKKVITRDEWEKRLSDVKVRKEDMNKLVMNFLVTEGYVEAAEKFRMESGTEPEIDLATITDRMAVKKAVQSGNVEDAIEKVNDLNPEILDTNPQLFFHLQQQRLIELIRNGKVEEALEFAQEELAPRGEENRVFLEELERTVALLAFEDVNNCPVGDLLDISQRLKTASEVNAAILTSQSHEKDPKLPSLLKILTWVQNQLDEKVSYPRINDFSTAMLEDPAV
- the LOC142542633 gene encoding protein GID8 homolog isoform X3; the encoded protein is MMLFHVVEPEFIPTMSRFYHGFVTTSKKVITRDEWEKRLSDVKVRKEDMNKLVMNFLVTEGYVEAAEKFRMESGTEPEIDLATITDRMAVKKAVQSGNVEDAIEKVNDLNPEILDTNPQLFFHLQQQRLIELIRNGKVEEALEFAQEELAPRGEENRVFLEELERTVALLAFEDVNNCPVGDLLDISQRLKTASEVNAAILTSQSHEKAMLEDPAV
- the LOC142542631 gene encoding epoxide hydrolase 2-like, with the translated sequence MEEIKHEHVLVNGLKLHVAQIGNSSSPPVVFLHGFPEIWYSWRHQMIAVATAGFRAVAFDYRGYGLSDPPPEPENASFLDFVADLLALLDALAISKVFLIGKDFGAAVVSLFCLLHGERVSGFVTLGVPFMLPRPPIHHQTLPEGFYIRRWQEPGRAEADFGRLDAKTVVRNVYILFSKSDIPIASENQEIMDLVEPSDPLPHWFSEEDLAVYGELYEKSGFRTALKVPYRSFGLELDIPDPKVEVPALLIMGEKDYVFKFPGISDYIKSGTVKSFVPNLEIVYLPEGTHFVQEQSPDEVNDLIINFLKGHV
- the LOC142542633 gene encoding protein GID8 homolog isoform X1; translated protein: MMLFHVVEPEFIPTMSRFYHGFVTTSKKVITRDEWEKRLSDVKVRKEDMNKLVMNFLVTEGYVEAAEKFRMESGTEPEIDLATITDRMAVKKAVQSGNVEDAIEKVNDLNPEILDTNPQLFFHLQQQRLIELIRNGKVEEALEFAQEELAPRGEENRVFLEELERTVALLAFEDVNNCPVGDLLDISQRLKTASEVNAAILTSQSHEKDPKLPSLLKILTWVQNQLDEKVSYPRINDFSTAMLEDPAV